ATTCATAATCTTCATTCATGGAGACAACGGCTTTCATGTTCTCATTTTTGATAAGCtgaaataacataaaaatagaAAGTTCTGTTATTGCACATGGGCTCATAGACTAAGCCATATTGAAACTTGCCTCATTTGCTTGAGAACGAAATGGCAAAGCTCCCAGGATAACGTTTTCATCGATGCGATCATACCAATTGCGTGCGGTGGCCTTTTCCATCAACACATTATAAAGCAATGTTGGATAGAAGGATACTCGGGCAAACATAGCTGCCTTTTGGTGGAcacaaaaagcaaaaatttaacaattaacAATGTGTAGTCATTTATTTAGATTATAAGTAAATATGTGTATTTGAATAACTTTCACTAGCActgctttaaaataaaaacaaaacccaaTGTTTATACACAACTCGCTGTTGTTAACAGTCGGGCTCATCAATGAAAACTGGTTTCAAAGATATTAACTATTAAACCTCAGAGATGGTGGTGTGGTGAAAGCTCCCACAAGCTTAGCAGGCAACACTTGTTGGCTAAAAGATACCACAGCCCTCAGTAAATAAGTGACACACACGCACATCTCCCCTATCGTTACTTACACTCATTTCCATGCCTTTGCTTTATGAGCTACACGTCACAAACGAAATAACTGTTATGGACAACAATAAAAGAACAACGTTAATGTATTTTCGTAGAAATTATAGTGAATTTTGGTTCTTGTTcagaattttaatttatataatcTACCGCAGCACTTACAATTATTAATCTTTGATCATTGGTATGCAATGTGCATCCCAGACGAAATTATAATGTAAACATGGAGAACAATCGATTAttaatatcaaaacaaaaatcgatATCGATAACTAGCTAGTGAAACTTTGCAAGTCAGACTATTGAATTTCCAGCATAAAGATACAGTGGACAACGGTCGTGAGCAAGTATTAATAGACAGTAAATGAATTTTGTActttatggctggtactatgttcgtttttcatcgCTGAAAACCCTTTTTtacaattactttttttaaaacattacGAAAATAACAATCAcaaaatgacatttttattaaaaatttaccatAATTAATGAGAGAATGTCCTACTTAACGAAATCAGGaaggttttttttctttaaaatatactATCTTAAAAAGCTtaagcaatttttaacttttagaactaaaaacactacttcacgtgtAGCAGCACAGAATGACACTCCCTTTCAAGCGAcaaagttgaaattttgtttacttttccgcgttgcttttgtgaGATTTGTATGAAGAGTTGCATTCTTGCATCGCGACGCTAAAAAGCAgagctcaacgcgctcattctctTTGGCCTTTATACAAATCGGCCCACGGATCTATGCAGCATCCATTATGTTATCGATTATTTATAAAATCACTACGTGTGCACACGCCACATGTACTTGTGAGACAGTTCTCATAGAGTTGCCTTATGTAGTCATTCGAGGTTTTTTGCGCGTTCTAGGTGGCATTATTCCTGCTTGACATTAGTGTTTCTCCACGTCAAACTATTTGGAAAGGCtgagaaataaaataattaagcCGCATCAgataaataagcaaaaaaataGAGCAAATTTAATTAGAACACATTAAAAATGGTTAGTTTAATTAATACTATTGACACTGGCCATGAGGATATGATCCACAATGCCGTACTGGATTATTATGGCATGCATTTAGCGACTTGTTCTTCCGATGGATCAGTGAAAATCTTTGATGTCAAGAATGGTAATCAGGTCTTGGTTGCTGATCTTAAAGGCCATCAGGGTCCAGTGTGGCAAGTTGCATGGGCCCATCCAAAGTTTGGCAATATTTTAGCTTCGTGTTCTTACGATCGCAAAGTGATTGTCTGGAAGGAGGGTGGCGCTAATGATTGGACAAAAATGTAAGTATAAGCGCTGATAAAGCACGATATGTGTGTGATGTCACTGAATAATGCTCTCTTGTCGTTCTTTAGTTATGAATACAGCAACCATGATTCTTCAGTTAATTCTGTGGCATTTGCTCCAGCGGAATATGGCCTCATGTTGGCATGTGGCAGTTCAGATGGTTCtatatccatattgtcatgcaaCACGGAGTATGGTGTATGGGATTGTAAAAAGATTCCAAACGCCCATACGATTGGTTGCAATGCTGTAACATGGTGTCCCTCCACTGTGCCAGAGCCAGCCTTTGACCAAAAGTCTTCAACACGCAGTGCCGGTATTAAGCGTCTTTCCAGTGGTGGCTGCGACAACTGCGTAAAGATATGGCGTGAAGAAAGTGACCGCTGGGTGGAAGAAAGTCGCCTAGAGGCTCATTCCGACTGGGTTCGTGATGTGGCTTGGGCTCCTTCTATAGGACTGCCACGTTCTCAAATAGCTTCCGCTTCTCAAGATCGCCATGTCATTATTTGGAATAGCACAGATTTTACAACATGGTCGCCAACAATTTTACATACATTCGATGATGTTGTATGGTCGGTCAGTTGGTCCATGACTGGTAATATTTTAGCCGTCACTGGCGGAGATAATAAGGTTACGCTGTGGAAAGAGAACAACGAAAATCAATGGACGTGTATCAATGATGATGCTTCAGTAACAGGCGGTCAGCAATCAGAGCAACGTACACTGTAAAAAGATGCCATACCATTCATATTGCATCAAATGAGTGGAAGGGGAAGAAACGGAATTATGTTGAACGTCTCCTTATCTCTCAATTCTTAAAGAAAATGTTAGTAACATGATTTTTTACCAATGCAGTTccatcataaaaatttgataagaaGTTGCTTTAAATATTTCCATGTATTTGTCACATATGTATGTGCTAAGAAAGACAGATTGTATGTTTTTCTCTTTGCCGCATTTCTTTCAGTAGTGATGGAAACATTTCTAGAGTTTGTTAATTAGTAAGTTACACATGTATATTTAATCGAAACGAAACTACTATATGGTCAGGACAACCTTACAAATAAAagtctttatatataaaaaacatattttctcttgtattaaaagaattttcggttttgtattttttatttatgatgctgttgttattgtagcagtgtaCGCTGAGGCCGCAGCGTTTGGAAATGGGTCAatacggtacgtacaaccggctgacaTGGGACTTTTTTGTAATTATAatcgtgttgttgttgttgtaaccacattttcatgtggcggTGGCGATCTACGTCAAGATCctgtaggcgagcaagctcgttccaatGGACCGATTGCCTCGGGAACAGGGTGGCATTGGTTATATAAAAGCCCCaaaaactcgtcttgtcatatcgagcatcgtcggcacgcagtatttgtgcaagagccggtgccacccgacctttcactgagactccaCTCGATGAGGTGCGTTTAGAAGGATTGAGGTCTGAGTCGAGTCGGTCTGGCAGGGAAGTTAAACAGATGACgcgtgtcgtgtggtccctggtcacaaatGGCTTAAGACTTTTGGGCCGTGGATACTTATCCTCAAAATGATGATTTGTGATAAGCTCAgctcagaaggtattgcttagacagcatgtgttatgtcttcgcacgggtggGATCTTtctctcctgatggaggtggtgcgggtgagaactgaggaaacagtccgtcgcagttcgtagagcggcattctgacagatcgtCGGACTTTGTGACCCCTTCGACCTCTCCCATACGGCAATCTAGGCAACAGCAGTACCCTAACCCCAATATTGTCGGGCCAGTGTATATCcttcttgcaattgaattgcaatggtctgcGGGGCTTGATCAACGAGATAGTgaaaaagctgaccaacacctgcagcctgcacagttgtcacggatgcATTGTGCAACCTAAGGATCGCTttaggaatggaggtgggggattggccttcgtgatatacCATTCCGTGTAGTATGGAgtgtatggggatagcagtcatgTCCGGTACTgctgagatagagctatacaacttGTACATACCGCCAGTTGGTAGGTGTGACCCAGTTAatgacggtttatatggcagctatatcgaaacatggaccaatttggcccaattacaatcccaaccgacct
This Stomoxys calcitrans chromosome 2, idStoCalc2.1, whole genome shotgun sequence DNA region includes the following protein-coding sequences:
- the LOC106089792 gene encoding protein SEC13 homolog; this translates as MVSLINTIDTGHEDMIHNAVLDYYGMHLATCSSDGSVKIFDVKNGNQVLVADLKGHQGPVWQVAWAHPKFGNILASCSYDRKVIVWKEGGANDWTKIYEYSNHDSSVNSVAFAPAEYGLMLACGSSDGSISILSCNTEYGVWDCKKIPNAHTIGCNAVTWCPSTVPEPAFDQKSSTRSAGIKRLSSGGCDNCVKIWREESDRWVEESRLEAHSDWVRDVAWAPSIGLPRSQIASASQDRHVIIWNSTDFTTWSPTILHTFDDVVWSVSWSMTGNILAVTGGDNKVTLWKENNENQWTCINDDASVTGGQQSEQRTL